The following proteins are co-located in the Calliphora vicina chromosome 2, idCalVici1.1, whole genome shotgun sequence genome:
- the LOC135950742 gene encoding uncharacterized protein LOC135950742 — translation MTLEEVKQQRANTKKSITRIKNQVEANGRGEGKTLSSAELKCRLGILESYFKQILTYQTQIEKYDPDDNGRPEIEDLYIAAKMNIQAQLGEDVHNTTMSDSTICFPVNNNKLPQLKLPTFSGKYSEYKNFITSFNQVIDREFGLSNIEKFNHLLNCLQGQALETVKAFQITNENYPKALERLKTRYDNSSLIFMENITTLFELPAMSKYNCAQLRSLVDNVSALYSSLLSLGSDSDIANSMLIYIVLEKVDDETKRKWKDSLDFTELPSWDDCSKVLERHCQFLESVDTSHTNVAHRKPDNHQSGKSKYKSSKTGYSFSVSKRVCVLCTKTDHTITRCPRFKDMDVGQRFENVKRLGLCLNCLSKGHQVNSCSSTFKCKSCSRLHHSLLHRSQSASRPSSPTAEPSTSRAALNDSHASVHTHMEKSSPEQVLLATAMVLVRDATGHYQFGRALLDSCSQLNFITDEFSQKLHLPRRKQTTEVASIGNTHSKTKYRSSTNVKSRVTDFEVSLSFCVTPHISYQPDAELDVSTWNLPPNTQLADENFFKSKRIDLLIGTETFFDILSVGQIKLGPNLPKLHKTLFGWIVAGRYLSNQSNDTGSSCMLSIEEEVDLKLQRLWEIEEIPSGSNTLTPEQADCESFFNNTVHRESSGRIVVKLPFKESADTLGLSRNMALKRFASQERRFARDSNLKSQYVSFMKEYEDCGHMSLVRSPRLDVPHYFIPHHCVFKPNSTSTKLRVVFDASCPSSSQRSLNDILMVGPTIQDELYKILLRFRLHRFVITADIVKMYRQVLIDSSHRKFQYILWRNSEEEEIRTYQLNTVTYGMSAAPYLAIKSLHYLADQYMDQFELGAKTIKSSFYVDDFIGGADSIEELTKIKTEVNEILIRGSFQLDKWHSNHRSFQDDKTIKDLNIDELAVTNALGITWDQQKDVFLFSFTPKVQIDGKITKRTILSLSSSLFDPLGLLAPLIIKSKIIMQELWILKIGWDESIPQELHLAWEYFVSDLKTLNSLEIPRFCLAAESQSVQLHGFCDSSIRAYGCCFYFRVKTNSGNVSVRLFTAKSRVAPTKRKSLPKLELCGAQLLAKLYSKVKNLFAIPNLEVFLWTDSQIVLHWLKQHSSTLSVFVGNRVSEIQDLTTGCIWRHVPTHFNPADIVSRGSTVEELASSIWFNGPAFLTLGASKWPPNKIDQLSIENQQDIDREKRKTVLSLEATSNYILDSVENYSSYLKIIRIVAWMLRFSQKTKTNIFHSDSLQPQELENALLRIVFNLQQHHFQDDIQRALKKKDPQGALKCLNPFIDSSNGFNLLKVGGRLEFAAISEGQKHPIILPSKNHFVDCYVRHLHISNYHAGPKALMSLIRQRFWIINSRNLCRRIVNSCPQCIRYRPRLLQQMMGNLPVERLNPSRPFARCAVDFCGPVNTYLRIRGKVPYKTYIAVFVCLATKAVHLEVVSDLSTDAFIAALKRMIGRRGLPTDIFCDNATNFVGANSKLAQLKSFLFDPKNSNFIINYCSNQFINFRFIPPRAPHFGGLWEAAVKSAKGHLTRTLDNTRLTYEELATAMIDIEAILNSRPISPLSSDPSDFEALTPGHFLIGAPLRSLPERDVPPIEINKLEYWARISAIKQHFWKKWSHDYINELQTRNKWTSTNSNICTGSLVIIKEDNLPPQRWLMGKIINIVRGRDDRVRVVDIKTTKGIIRRPIHRLALLFS, via the coding sequence ATGACTTTGGAAGAAGTTAAACAGCAACGGGCTAATACTAAGAAAAGTATAACCCGCATCAAAAACCAAGTTGAAGCCAATGGAAGGGGTGAAGGTAAGACACTTTCGTCAGCCGAGTTGAAGTGCCGTTTGGGGATTTTGGAGTCATATTTCAAGCAGATACTGACGTATCAAACCCAAATTGAGAAATATGATCCTGATGACAATGGTAGGCCCGAAATTGAAGACTTGTACATCGCAGCGAAGATGAATATTCAAGCGCAACTTGGTGAGGATGTCCACAATACAACCATGTCCGACTCTACAATTTGTTTTCCTgttaacaacaataaattgccTCAGCTCAAATTGCCCACATTTAGTGGTAAGTACAGTgagtacaaaaattttataacgtcGTTCAACCAAGTTATCGATCGTGAGTTTGGTCTATCgaatatcgaaaaatttaaccatttgcTGAACTGCCTCCAAGGGCAAGCATTGGAAACGGTCAAGGCTTTCCAGATTACTAATGAAAATTACCCAAAGGCTCTGGAAAGGCTGAAAACGCGTTACGACAATAGCTCActgatttttatggaaaatattaccACTCTATTTGAACTTCCAGCCATGTCCAAATACAATTGCGCACAATTACGAAGTCTCGTTGATAATGTTTCTGCTCTTTATAGCTCCCTTTTGTCTCTAGGCTCAGATAGTGACATTGCTAATTCGATGCTGATCTACATAGTTTTGGAAAAGGTTGATGATGAGacaaaaagaaaatggaaaGACTCTTTGGATTTCACTGAACTGCCATCATGGGATGATTGCTCCAAGGTTCTTGAAAGGCATTGCCAATTTTTGGAATCGGTTGACACCAGCCATACAAATGTGGCCCACCGTAAGCCTGACAATCATCAATCTGGTAAGTCCAAATATAAAAGCTCAAAAACTGGCTATTCTTTTTCGGTTTCGAAACGTGTTTGTGTTCTTTGCACAAAAACTGACCACACAATTACTCGTTGCCCTCGCTTCAAAGATATGGATGTCGGtcaacgttttgaaaatgtcAAACGACTAGGGCTTTGTCTTAATTGTTTGTCAAAAGGGCATCAAGTTAACAGCTGTTCCTCTACATTCAAGTGCAAATCTTGTTCTCGCTTGCATCACAGTTTGCTTCATCGGTCTCAGTCAGCTTCTAGGCCCTCGTCCCCGACTGCTGAACCATCTACTTCTCGTGCTGCCTTGAATGACTCTCATGCCTCGGTCCATACTCATATGGAAAAATCCTCACCGGAACAGGTGCTTCTTGCTACTGCCATGGTTCTAGTTCGTGACGCTACAGGTCACTATCAATTCGGACGTGCTTTGTTGGATTCTTGCTCTCAATTGAATTTCATTACGGatgaattttctcaaaaattgcACTTGCCTCGTAGAAAACAAACTACAGAAGTCGCTAGCATTGGTAATACTCATAGTAAAACGAAATATAGGTCGTCAACAAATGTGAAATCTCGAGTTACTGATTTTGAAGTGTCCCTTTCATTTTGTGTCACacctcatatttcttatcaacctGATGCTGAATTAGATGTCTCAACCTGGAATTTGCCCCCAAATACTCAGCTTGCAGatgaaaactttttcaaatcaaaacgAATTGACTTGCTTATTGGTACAGAAACTTTCTTTGATATTTTGTCAGTTGGTCAAATTAAACTTGGTCCGAATTTGCCAAAATTACATAAAACTCTATTTGGATGGATTGTAGCTGGTCGTTATTTATCAAACCAATCGAACGATACTGGTTCTTCTTGTATGCTCTCGATAGAAGAGGAAgttgatttaaaattacaacGATTGTGGGAAATCGAAGAAATTCCATCTGGCTCAAATACTTTGACTCCAGAACAAGCTGATTGTGAATCGTTTTTCAATAATACTGTCCATCGTGAATCTTCCGGTAGAATTGTTGTTAAATTACCCTTCAAAGAATCCGCTGACACTTTAGGTCTCTCGCGAAATATGGCTCTTAAAAGATTTGCATCTCAAGAGAGACGATTTGCTCGTGACAGCAATCTCAAATCACAATATGTGAGTTTTATGAAGGAGTATGAAGATTGTGGACATATGAGTCTTGTTCGTAGTCCCCGCTTAGATGTGCCTCATTATTTCATCCCTCACCATTGTGTTTTCAAACCTAATAGTACTTCAACAAAATTAAGGGTGGTCTTCGATGCGTCCTGTCCGTCATCATCTCAAAGGTCTCTCAATGACATTCTTATGGTTGGTCCAACGATTCAAGATGagctgtacaaaattttacttcgtTTTCGTCTTCATCGTTTCGTTATTACAGCTGATATAGTAAAAATGTATCGGCAAGTGCTTATTGACTCTTCCCATAGAAAATTCCAGTACATTTTGTGGAGAAATTCTGAAGAAGAAGAAATTCGCACTTATCAGTTGAATACAGTTACCTATGGAATGTCTGCTGCTCCCTACCTAGCCATTAAAAGTCTTCACTATCTCGCAGACCAGTACATGGACCAATTCGAACTTGGTGCAAAAACTATAAAGTCATCATTTTATGTTGATGATTTTATCGGTGGTGCAGATTCAATAGAAGAATTGACTAAAATTAAGACAGAGGTGAATGAAATTCTAATTCGTGGTTCGTTTCAATTGGACAAATGGCACTCAAATCATAGAAGTTTTCAAGACGACAAAACTATAAAAGATCTAAATATTGATGAATTAGCTGTGACCAATGCTCTTGGTATTACTTGGGATCAACAAAAagatgtatttctattttcgTTTACACCTAAAGTTCAAATTGATGGAAAAATCACCAAAAGAACAATTTTGTCGCTCTCGTCATCACTTTTCGATCCCTTAGGACTCTTAGCTCCGCTTATTATAAAATCCAAAATCATCATGCAAGAATTGTGGATTCTCAAAATTGGCTGGGATGAATCTATCCCTCAAGAACTACATTTGGCTTGGGAATATTTTGTTTCTGATCTCAAAACGTTAAATTCCCTTGAAATCCCTCGTTTTTGTCTCGCTGCTGAATCTCAATCAGTTCAACTTCATGGCTTTTGTGACTCATCAATTCGCGCTTATGGATGCTGTTTCTACTTTCGTGTTAAAACtaattcaggaaatgtctctGTTCGTCTTTTTACTGCCAAATCTAGAGTTGCCCCGacgaaaagaaaatcattgCCAAAACTTGAACTATGTGGCGCACAACTTTTGGCTAAATTATACTCTAAAGTCAAAAATCTTTTCGCAATACCAAATCTTGAAGTATTTCTATGGACAGATTCTCAAATAGTTCTTCACTGGTTAAAGCAACATTCTTCTACGTTATCCGTTTTTGTTGGCAACAGAGTATCGGAAATTCAGGATCTAACTACTGGCTGTATTTGGCGACATGTTCCAACGCATTTTAATCCTGCTGATATCGTGTCTCGTGGTTCAACTGTAGAAGAACTCGCTTCATCTATCTGGTTCAATGGACCAGCATTTCTCACTCTCGGTGCTAGTAAATGGCCTCCTAATAAAATAGATCAACTATCCATAGAAAATCAACAAGATATCGACCGAGAAAAACGCAAAACTGTACTCTCCCTGGAAGCAACATCTAATTACATTCTGGATTCGGTTGAAAATTATagctcatatttaaaaattattcgtattGTTGCGTGGATGCTCcgtttttctcaaaaaacaaaaactaatattttccaTTCTGATTCTTTACAGCCCCAAGAATTAGAAAACGCCTTGCTCAGAATAGTTTTTAATCTACAGCAACATCATTTTCAAGATGATATACAACGAGCTCTGAAGAAAAAAGATCCTCAAGGTGCACTAAAGTGTCTCAATCCCTTCATCGATTCATCAAATGGATTCAACTTGCTCAAAGTCGGTGGTCGCTTGGAATTCGCAGCAATTTCTGAAGGTCAAAAGCACCCTATAATCTTGCCCAGCAAAAATCATTTCGTCGACTGTTACGTGCGTCATCTACACATCAGCAACTACCACGCAGGACCCAAGGCTTTAATGTCGTTAATCCGCCAGAGATTTTGGATCATCAATTCAAGAAACCTATGTCGTCGTATCGTTAATTCGTGCCCACAATGCATTCGTTATCGCCCAAGGTTGCTTCAACAAATGATGGGCAATTTGCCCGTAGAACGACTTAACCCTTCAAGGCCCTTCGCCAGATGTGCTGTTGATTTTTGTGGTCCAGTAAACACTTACCTAAGAATTAGAGGGAAGGTACCATACAAGACATATATTGCTGTTTTTGTTTGTCTCGCAACTAAAGCAGTCCATCTAGAAGTTGTATCAGACTTATCAACAGATGCCTTTATTGCTGCTCTTAAAAGGATGATTGGACGAAGAGGTCTACCCACAGATATATTCTGTGACAATGCCACCAATTTTGTTGGTGCAAACTCTAAGTTGGCTCAACTAAAATCGTTCCTTTTTGATcctaaaaattccaattttataataaattattgctcaaatcaatttattaattttcgcTTTATTCCCCCTAGGGCACCACATTTTGGCGGATTGTGGGAGGCGGCCGTCAAATCGGCCAAGGGACACCTAACCAGGACCCTCGATAACACAAGGCTCACATATGAGGAACTTGCAACTGCAATGATTGATATAGAAGCAATTCTAAATTCGAGGCCTATTTCGCCCCTATCATCCGATCCCAGTGACTTTGAAGCCCTTACACCAGGCCATTTCCTGATAGGCGCTCCCTTACGCAGTTTGCCAGAACGTGATGTCCCTCCAATTGAAATCAATAAACTTGAGTATTGGGCCCGAATAAGCGccataaaacaacatttttggaaGAAGTGGTCCCACGACTACATAAACGAGCTCCAGACCCGCAATAAATGGACTAGCACCAACTCAAATATTTGTACTGGCTCCCTAGTAATCATTAAAGAAGATAATTTACCACCGCAGCGTTGGCTCATgggtaaaatcatcaatattgttCGTGGTAGAGATGATCGAGTTCGAGTTGTCGACATCAAAACAACAAAGGGAATTATACGTCGCCCTATCCACAGACTGGCTTTACTATTTTCTTGA